Proteins encoded together in one Vigna angularis cultivar LongXiaoDou No.4 chromosome 5, ASM1680809v1, whole genome shotgun sequence window:
- the LOC108340713 gene encoding protein DETOXIFICATION 40: MDSQSAQKEVNEPLAVPEESLPQQPSFSRSFSSRHGSQNELENLLTDTSVPYSKRIGPATWLEFKLLFHLAAPAVIVYLLNYVMSMSTQIFSGHLGNLELAASSLGNNGIQIFAYGLMLGMGSAVETLCGQAYGAKKFHMLGVYLQRSTVLLTLAGVLLTVIYVLAEPILLFLGESPQIASAAALFVYGLIPQIFAYAVNFPIQKFLQAQSIVAPSSYISCATLVFHLVLSWLAVNKLGMGLFGASLVLSISWWVIVLAQFVYIVKSERCKQTWGGFTFEAFSGLPEFFKLSAASAVMLCLETWYFQILVLLAGLLPEPELALDSLSICTTLSGWVFMISVGFNAAASVRVSNELGARNPKSASFSVVVVTVISFIISVIIAVVILSLRDVLSYAFTEGEEVAAAVSDLCPLLALSIVLNGIQPVLSGVAVGCGWQTFVAYVNVGCYYGIGIPLGSVMGFYFKLNAKGIWLGMLGGTVLQTIILMWVTFRTDWKKEVEEAEKRLNAWEDIKEPLIVKN; this comes from the exons ATGGATTCTCAATCGGCGCAGAAGGAGGTTAACGAGCCATTGGCAGTACCGGAAGAATCGTTACCACAACAACCTTCGTTTTCTCGATCTTTCAGCTCCAGACATGGCTCACAGAATGAACTCGAGAACCTACTCACAGACACCAGCGTCCCTTACTCCAAGCGTATTGGTCCAGCAACATGGCTCGAGTTCAAACTCCTCTTTCACCTTGCTGCTCCTGCGGTCATCGTCTACCTCCTCAACTATGTCATGTCTATGTCCACACAAATCTTCTCCGGCCACCTCGGTAACCTCGAACTTGCCGCCTCTTCCCTCGGAAACAATGGCATCCAAATCTTCGCTTATGGTCTCATG TTGGGTATGGGAAGTGCCGTTGAGACGCTGTGCGGACAAGCGTACGGGGCGAAGAAATTCCACATGTTAGGTGTGTACCTGCAACGATCCACGGTGCTGCTGACACTCGCGGGCGTTCTGCTAACCGTAATCTACGTCTTAGCGGAACCAATCCTGCTGTTTCTCGGCGAGTCGCCGCAAATCGCGTCGGCAGCTGCGCTTTTCGTGTACGGGCTCATCCCTCAGATCTTCGCGTACGCCGTGAACTTCCCCATCCAGAAGTTTCTCCAGGCGCAGAGCATCGTGGCTCCGAGCTCGTACATTTCATGCGCCACGCTCGTGTTCCACCTCGTGCTCAGTTGGTTGGCGGTGAATAAGCTGGGGATGGGCCTGTTTGGCGCCTCGCTGGTGCTCAGCATCTCTTGGTGGGTCATCGTGCTGGCGCAGTTCGTTTACATCGTGAAGAGCGAGCGGTGCAAGCAGACTTGGGGCGGCTTCACCTTCGAAGCGTTTTCGGGGTTGCCGGAGTTTTTCAAACTGTCGGCGGCTTCCGCCGTTATGCTCTGCCTAGAGACGTGGTACTTCCAGATTCTGGTGCTGCTCGCGGGGTTGCTTCCCGAGCCTGAATTGGCTCTCGATTCCCTTTCCATTTG CACCACACTGTCCGGATGGGTTTTCATGATCTCAGTTGGATTTAATGCAGCTGCAAG TGTGAGAGTGAGCAACGAGCTAGGAGCAAGAAATCCAAAATCAGCTTCATTTTCTGTGGTGGTGGTGACAGTGATATCTTTCATAATATCAGTTATTATAGCAGTGGTGATTTTGTCGCTAAGAGATGTCCTTAGCTATGCCTTCACTGAAGGCGAAGAGGTGGCTGCTGCAGTCTCAGATCTTTGTCCCCTCCTTGCCCTTTCCATTGTTCTCAACGGCATTCAGCCTGTTTTGTCTG GGGTGGCTGTTGGATGTGGATGGCAAACTTTTGTTGCGTACGTAAACGTCGGTTGCTATTACGGAATTGGCATTCCATTGGGTTCTGTAATGGGTTTCTATTTCAAACTCAATGCAAAG GGAATATGGTTGGGAATGCTTGGTGGCACGGTTCTGCAAACAATTATTTTGATGTGGGTCACATTTAGAACTGATTGGAAGAAAGAG GTTGAGGAAGCAGAAAAGAGGTTGAATGCGTGGGAAGACATAAAGGAGCCACTCATAGTCAAGAACTGA